The genomic interval AATACTTCAGCCAGATCGCAGGCAGCTATGGCCACTTCGGCAAGAATGTATAAGCAAAAATTTACAAAGGGAGGATAGCTGTCACGTGAGGCTTGTGCCAGATCACGGCCAGCCACAAGCCCTAACCGGGCACTGAGACTTTGCAGCAGTAATGCCATTAGGTTACTCATCAACAGCACCCAAATGAGTTTATATCCATACTGGCTGCCACCGGCAATATCAGTTGCCCAGTTACCGGGATCCATGTATCCAACACTCACCAGGTATGCAGGACCTAAGAAAGCGAACAGCTTTTTCCACCCACCTTTTTTAAGATCTGTGTTTACACTGCCATGTACTTCCGATAATGATCTATCCTTTTTGGTTGTCATTTTTCAAGTACAAGAATATTTTTAGCTACATCATGACTGATGTGTGTTGATTGTTTGTTTTTTAATTGAATGAATATACTCTGATCATAATCCACCCGATCCTCAATTTTTAATTCGTTTCCCAGCTCCAATCCGGTTTTATCCAGGTAGCGCAGGAAGGCGGGAGAATGATCTACAACTCCTATTATAATACAGTATTTTCCCTTTTTGATCTGCGACATCAATTTAGATTGCTGTATATGCAGCTTCCCTTTCTCGTCCGGAATAGGATCTCCATGCGGATCGAACCGGGGGTAATCAAGAAACTTGTCTATCCGCCTGATCAATTCATCCGATTGAATATGTTCGAGCTGTTCGGCAATATCATGTACTTCATCCCATTTAAAATTCAGTTTCTGAACAAGAAATAATTCCCACAGCCGGTGTTTGCGGACAATGTCCAATGCAATCTTTTCCCCATTCGTTGTTAAAGTAACACCCTGGTATTTACGGTAATTGATAAGCTTCTTTTTCGACAATTTTTTCAGCATATCACTTACCGATGCCGCTTTTGTATGTACTTTGTCTGCGATAGCATTGGTTGTTATGGCTTCCCTACTCTTTTCACAGAGCTTGTATATCGCCTTGATATAGTTTTCTTCGGTGAGCGAATTCATAATTTTTATGCTAAAAAGATGTACAAATATAATAATTGTTTTTATATTTGCCATAATTAAAATTTAGATTAGTCTAAAAATAATTTAAAACTGATTAAATAATAATCTTGAAAACAAACCTTCTCCGATGAAACAAAATCTTGTATTAGCAGCCCTGTCATTGGCTATTATTGGCCTGATCGCCTGTCAAAAGATGCTGCCCAAAACTCCGGATAATGATGAAATCCTAGATGGTCCGGTAGACGGACTCAGCAATTCACAGAACGCGCAGTTCCTGGCCGGTGATATTGCATTCAACGATGAAGTGTTCTCTCCCGAAAAAGGTCTGGGACCTTATTTTGTGGCTACATCCTGTGGCAGTTGTCATGCCGGAGACGGTAAGGGGCATCCATTTACAACGCTTACCCGGTTCGGGCAATCGGATACTACCGGGAATAAATACCTGCAATACGGAGCGCCGCAACTACAAAACAGGTCCATCCCCGGATATGCTCCTGAACAAATACCTGCGGGAGCATCATCTGCGAAATTCACACCACCCGCAAATACAGGATTAGGATTTTTAGAAGCTTTAACCGATGCACAGATACTTTCAAACGCCGATCCGAACGACAATAACGGTGATGGCATTTCAGGTGTTCCAAATTACATTGCTCCTCCATCATTTTTTACACCTAAATGGTATCACCAGTCGGTCGGAGGAAAATACATTGGGCGTTTTGGCAAAAAGGCAGCAGCCATCGACCTCCTGCACCAGACGGTGAACGCCTATAACCAGGATATGGGGATTACTTCTGAATACTCTCCCTATGAACCGGGAATAAACGGCATAGAAGGTATTTATGCCGACAACGTTTCGGAACCAGAGGTTGAAAGTTCGAATGTGCTTAATGTTGTTTTTTATTTACGCACATTAAAGGCTCCTGTTCAACGTAACCAGGCTGATGCTGCAGTTATTGCCGGAAAGCAATTATTCATAAATACAGGTTGTGCCAATTGTCATGTTCAGCAATGGACCACGCCGTTCTCCGATATAGGCGCCCTGAGCAATAAAACATTTTATCCCTATACAGACCTGTTACTTCACGATATGGGGAGTGATTTAGATGATAATTATACGGAAGGAGTGGCTAAGACCAGTGAATGGAGAACGCCTCCATTATGGGGACTGGGTTTATCCAAAAATTCCCAGGGTGGAAAATACTTTCTGCTTCATGATGGACGTGCCACAAGCATTGATGAGGCAATTAAATACCATGATGGTGAGGCTAAAAAGAGTAAAGATCTGTACAACCAGCTAAGTGAAGCAGAAAAACAAAATCT from Bacteroidota bacterium carries:
- a CDS encoding c-type cytochrome, whose translation is MKQNLVLAALSLAIIGLIACQKMLPKTPDNDEILDGPVDGLSNSQNAQFLAGDIAFNDEVFSPEKGLGPYFVATSCGSCHAGDGKGHPFTTLTRFGQSDTTGNKYLQYGAPQLQNRSIPGYAPEQIPAGASSAKFTPPANTGLGFLEALTDAQILSNADPNDNNGDGISGVPNYIAPPSFFTPKWYHQSVGGKYIGRFGKKAAAIDLLHQTVNAYNQDMGITSEYSPYEPGINGIEGIYADNVSEPEVESSNVLNVVFYLRTLKAPVQRNQADAAVIAGKQLFINTGCANCHVQQWTTPFSDIGALSNKTFYPYTDLLLHDMGSDLDDNYTEGVAKTSEWRTPPLWGLGLSKNSQGGKYFLLHDGRATSIDEAIKYHDGEAKKSKDLYNQLSEAEKQNLIKFLESL
- a CDS encoding metal-dependent transcriptional regulator, which produces MNSLTEENYIKAIYKLCEKSREAITTNAIADKVHTKAASVSDMLKKLSKKKLINYRKYQGVTLTTNGEKIALDIVRKHRLWELFLVQKLNFKWDEVHDIAEQLEHIQSDELIRRIDKFLDYPRFDPHGDPIPDEKGKLHIQQSKLMSQIKKGKYCIIIGVVDHSPAFLRYLDKTGLELGNELKIEDRVDYDQSIFIQLKNKQSTHISHDVAKNILVLEK